A window of the Rhizobium sp. N324 genome harbors these coding sequences:
- a CDS encoding DUF4142 domain-containing protein — translation MLKQIFGAALIAASLGTVSLAADAKPTDPQIAHIAYTAGQIDVTAAEQALKKSKNAEVIEFAKTMERDHKAVNDQALALVKQLKVTPEDNKISQSLSAQASKELKTLEALDGAAFDKAYVENEVAYHKSVNSALSTVLIPSAQNKELKSLLETGLTLFKQHQMHAEHLASMMK, via the coding sequence ATGTTGAAACAGATTTTCGGTGCAGCCCTGATAGCGGCCTCGCTCGGCACGGTTTCACTCGCCGCCGATGCCAAGCCGACCGACCCTCAGATCGCCCATATCGCCTATACCGCGGGGCAGATCGATGTCACCGCCGCTGAACAGGCATTGAAGAAAAGCAAGAATGCCGAAGTCATCGAATTCGCCAAGACCATGGAACGTGACCACAAGGCCGTCAACGACCAGGCGCTCGCCCTCGTCAAGCAGTTGAAGGTGACGCCCGAGGACAACAAGATCAGCCAGTCGCTCTCGGCTCAAGCAAGCAAGGAGTTGAAGACGCTTGAGGCTCTCGACGGCGCGGCCTTCGACAAGGCCTATGTCGAAAACGAAGTCGCCTATCACAAGTCGGTCAACTCAGCGCTGTCCACGGTGCTGATCCCCTCGGCTCAGAACAAGGAGTTGAAGTCGCTCCTGGAAACGGGCCTGACCCTGTTCAAGCAGCACCAGATGCATGCCGAGCATCTTGCCTCGATGATGAAGTAG